From the Anoplopoma fimbria isolate UVic2021 breed Golden Eagle Sablefish chromosome 14, Afim_UVic_2022, whole genome shotgun sequence genome, one window contains:
- the dgcr2 gene encoding integral membrane protein DGCR2/IDD isoform X4, giving the protein MLPKADSSSFVLFSLLFVLTLTDPPRTEQRCSPGQFACRSGKMQCIPMSWQCDGWTACEDKSDEMDCPPIKEERFRFGNGYDQVEDVIGVAQPVRFNKKCPSGWHHYEKTASCYKVYLRNENYWQAVDTCQKVNGSLATFVTNEELQFILKIEVDFDDKVCERRDQCKFWVGYQYVITNQNHSLEGRWEVAYKGSMQVFLPPEGLTNFGEASPTQDNVFCAQLQRFQIKSMNERGLHSWHAENCYKKFPFLCKRRQTCVDIKDNVVNEGYYFTPKGDDPCLSCTCHDGEPEMCVAALCERPQGCQHFRKDPKECCKFTCLDPDGNSLFDSMASGMRLIVSCISSFLILSLLLFMVHRLRQRRRERIETLIGGNLHHFNLGRRVPGFDYGPDAFGTGLTPLHLSDDGEGGAFHFQEPPPPYAAYKYPDIQHPDDPPPPYEASINPDSLLYVDLGHGVSLVPSQMNTMVDGLQAAIPNASGPATDSAPPPQEREDSIDSSTLLVGPDTPTDGHAPAPMPADCASSLSTVV; this is encoded by the exons ATGTTGCCAAAGGCTGACAGCAGCAGTTTcgtcctcttctctctcctcttcgtCCTCACGTTAACGGACCCACCACGGACAG AGCAGCGCTGCAGCCCTGGGCAGTTTGCCTGCCGCAGTGGGAAGATGCAGTGTATCCCGATGTCCTGGCAGTGTGACGGCTGGACAGCATGTGAGGACAAGAGTGACGAGATGGACTGTCCCC CTATAAAGGAGGAGCGGTTTCGTTTTGGTAACGGATACGACCAGGTAGAAGACGTCATTGGTGTGGCTCAGCCTGTGCGCTTCAACA AGAAATGCCCCAGTGGATGGCACCACTACGAGAAGACGGCCAGCTGTTACAAAGTGTACCTGAGGAACGAGAACTACTGGCAGGCCGTCGATACTTGTCAGAAAGTCAATGGCTCGCTGGCTACTTTCGTTACCAACGAGGAGCTGCAGTTCATCCTGAAGATCGAGGTGGATTTTGATGACAAAGTCTGTGAGCGCAGAGACCAGTGCAA gttttgggTGGGCTACCAGTATGTGATCACCAATCAGAACCACTCTCTGGAGGGCCGCTGGGAGGTCGCATACAAAG GGTCCATGCAGGTGTTTCTGCCACCTGAGGGTCTGACCAACTTTGGGGAGGCGTCTCCCACCCAGGACAATGTCTTCTGTGCCCAGCTGCAGCGCTTTCAGATCAAAAGCATGAATGAACGAGGCCTGCACAGCTGGCACGCTGAGAACTGCTACAAGAAGTTCCCATTTCTCTGCAAGAGGA GGCAAACATGCGTGGATATAAAAGACAACGTCGTAAACGAGGGCTACTACTTCACCCCCAAAGGTGACGACCCGTGTTTGAGCTGCACGTGTCATGACGGCGAGCCTGAGATGTGTGTGGCTGCGCTGTGTGAGCGTCCGCAGGGCTGCCAGCACTTTCGCAAGGATCCCAAAGAGTGCTGCAAGTTCACCTGCCTTGACCCAG aTGGAAACAGTCTGTTCGACTCGATGGCCAGTGGAATGAGACTGATCGTCAGCTGCATCTCGtccttcctcatcctctctctgctgctcttcatGGTGCACAGACTCCGTCAGCGGAGACGTGAACGCATCGAAACTCTGATTGGAGGAAACT tgcaCCACTTTAACCTTGGAAGACGAGTCCCCGGCTTCGACTACGGCCCTGATGCCTTTGGCACCGGCCTCACTCCCCTGCATCTGTCTgatgatggagagggaggagcttTCCATTTCCAGGAGCCTCCACCACCGTACGCAGCCTATAAGTACCCCGACATCCAGCATCCTGACGACCCCCCTCCTCCGTATGAAGCCTCCATCAACCCAGACAGCCTCCTCTACGTGGACCTCG GACATGGGGTTTCCCTGGTGCCGAGCCAGATGAACACCATGGTAGACGGGCTCCAGGCAGCTATTCCCAACGCCTCTGGCCCCGCGACGGACTCGGCTCCGCCCCCTCAGGAGAGGGAGGACTCCATAGATAGCAGCACCCTCCTGGTGGGGCCAGACACCCCGACAGACGGCCACGCCCCTGCTCCCATGCCCGCAGACTGCGCCTCCTCCCTCAGCACCGTCGTATAG
- the dgcr2 gene encoding integral membrane protein DGCR2/IDD isoform X1, whose protein sequence is MLPKADSSSFVLFSLLFVLTLTDPPRTGPRVALARLLSEQRCSPGQFACRSGKMQCIPMSWQCDGWTACEDKSDEMDCPPIKEERFRFGNGYDQVEDVIGVAQPVRFNSKHLTSLSPEKCPSGWHHYEKTASCYKVYLRNENYWQAVDTCQKVNGSLATFVTNEELQFILKIEVDFDDKVCERRDQCKFWVGYQYVITNQNHSLEGRWEVAYKGSMQVFLPPEGLTNFGEASPTQDNVFCAQLQRFQIKSMNERGLHSWHAENCYKKFPFLCKRRQTCVDIKDNVVNEGYYFTPKGDDPCLSCTCHDGEPEMCVAALCERPQGCQHFRKDPKECCKFTCLDPDGNSLFDSMASGMRLIVSCISSFLILSLLLFMVHRLRQRRRERIETLIGGNLHHFNLGRRVPGFDYGPDAFGTGLTPLHLSDDGEGGAFHFQEPPPPYAAYKYPDIQHPDDPPPPYEASINPDSLLYVDLGHGVSLVPSQMNTMVDGLQAAIPNASGPATDSAPPPQEREDSIDSSTLLVGPDTPTDGHAPAPMPADCASSLSTVV, encoded by the exons ATGTTGCCAAAGGCTGACAGCAGCAGTTTcgtcctcttctctctcctcttcgtCCTCACGTTAACGGACCCACCACGGACAG gtCCGCGGGTAGCTCTGGCAAGATTATTGTCAG AGCAGCGCTGCAGCCCTGGGCAGTTTGCCTGCCGCAGTGGGAAGATGCAGTGTATCCCGATGTCCTGGCAGTGTGACGGCTGGACAGCATGTGAGGACAAGAGTGACGAGATGGACTGTCCCC CTATAAAGGAGGAGCGGTTTCGTTTTGGTAACGGATACGACCAGGTAGAAGACGTCATTGGTGTGGCTCAGCCTGTGCGCTTCAACAGTAAGCACCTCACTTCACTCTCCCCTG AGAAATGCCCCAGTGGATGGCACCACTACGAGAAGACGGCCAGCTGTTACAAAGTGTACCTGAGGAACGAGAACTACTGGCAGGCCGTCGATACTTGTCAGAAAGTCAATGGCTCGCTGGCTACTTTCGTTACCAACGAGGAGCTGCAGTTCATCCTGAAGATCGAGGTGGATTTTGATGACAAAGTCTGTGAGCGCAGAGACCAGTGCAA gttttgggTGGGCTACCAGTATGTGATCACCAATCAGAACCACTCTCTGGAGGGCCGCTGGGAGGTCGCATACAAAG GGTCCATGCAGGTGTTTCTGCCACCTGAGGGTCTGACCAACTTTGGGGAGGCGTCTCCCACCCAGGACAATGTCTTCTGTGCCCAGCTGCAGCGCTTTCAGATCAAAAGCATGAATGAACGAGGCCTGCACAGCTGGCACGCTGAGAACTGCTACAAGAAGTTCCCATTTCTCTGCAAGAGGA GGCAAACATGCGTGGATATAAAAGACAACGTCGTAAACGAGGGCTACTACTTCACCCCCAAAGGTGACGACCCGTGTTTGAGCTGCACGTGTCATGACGGCGAGCCTGAGATGTGTGTGGCTGCGCTGTGTGAGCGTCCGCAGGGCTGCCAGCACTTTCGCAAGGATCCCAAAGAGTGCTGCAAGTTCACCTGCCTTGACCCAG aTGGAAACAGTCTGTTCGACTCGATGGCCAGTGGAATGAGACTGATCGTCAGCTGCATCTCGtccttcctcatcctctctctgctgctcttcatGGTGCACAGACTCCGTCAGCGGAGACGTGAACGCATCGAAACTCTGATTGGAGGAAACT tgcaCCACTTTAACCTTGGAAGACGAGTCCCCGGCTTCGACTACGGCCCTGATGCCTTTGGCACCGGCCTCACTCCCCTGCATCTGTCTgatgatggagagggaggagcttTCCATTTCCAGGAGCCTCCACCACCGTACGCAGCCTATAAGTACCCCGACATCCAGCATCCTGACGACCCCCCTCCTCCGTATGAAGCCTCCATCAACCCAGACAGCCTCCTCTACGTGGACCTCG GACATGGGGTTTCCCTGGTGCCGAGCCAGATGAACACCATGGTAGACGGGCTCCAGGCAGCTATTCCCAACGCCTCTGGCCCCGCGACGGACTCGGCTCCGCCCCCTCAGGAGAGGGAGGACTCCATAGATAGCAGCACCCTCCTGGTGGGGCCAGACACCCCGACAGACGGCCACGCCCCTGCTCCCATGCCCGCAGACTGCGCCTCCTCCCTCAGCACCGTCGTATAG
- the dgcr2 gene encoding integral membrane protein DGCR2/IDD isoform X2, with amino-acid sequence MLPKADSSSFVLFSLLFVLTLTDPPRTGPRVALARLLSEQRCSPGQFACRSGKMQCIPMSWQCDGWTACEDKSDEMDCPPIKEERFRFGNGYDQVEDVIGVAQPVRFNKKCPSGWHHYEKTASCYKVYLRNENYWQAVDTCQKVNGSLATFVTNEELQFILKIEVDFDDKVCERRDQCKFWVGYQYVITNQNHSLEGRWEVAYKGSMQVFLPPEGLTNFGEASPTQDNVFCAQLQRFQIKSMNERGLHSWHAENCYKKFPFLCKRRQTCVDIKDNVVNEGYYFTPKGDDPCLSCTCHDGEPEMCVAALCERPQGCQHFRKDPKECCKFTCLDPDGNSLFDSMASGMRLIVSCISSFLILSLLLFMVHRLRQRRRERIETLIGGNLHHFNLGRRVPGFDYGPDAFGTGLTPLHLSDDGEGGAFHFQEPPPPYAAYKYPDIQHPDDPPPPYEASINPDSLLYVDLGHGVSLVPSQMNTMVDGLQAAIPNASGPATDSAPPPQEREDSIDSSTLLVGPDTPTDGHAPAPMPADCASSLSTVV; translated from the exons ATGTTGCCAAAGGCTGACAGCAGCAGTTTcgtcctcttctctctcctcttcgtCCTCACGTTAACGGACCCACCACGGACAG gtCCGCGGGTAGCTCTGGCAAGATTATTGTCAG AGCAGCGCTGCAGCCCTGGGCAGTTTGCCTGCCGCAGTGGGAAGATGCAGTGTATCCCGATGTCCTGGCAGTGTGACGGCTGGACAGCATGTGAGGACAAGAGTGACGAGATGGACTGTCCCC CTATAAAGGAGGAGCGGTTTCGTTTTGGTAACGGATACGACCAGGTAGAAGACGTCATTGGTGTGGCTCAGCCTGTGCGCTTCAACA AGAAATGCCCCAGTGGATGGCACCACTACGAGAAGACGGCCAGCTGTTACAAAGTGTACCTGAGGAACGAGAACTACTGGCAGGCCGTCGATACTTGTCAGAAAGTCAATGGCTCGCTGGCTACTTTCGTTACCAACGAGGAGCTGCAGTTCATCCTGAAGATCGAGGTGGATTTTGATGACAAAGTCTGTGAGCGCAGAGACCAGTGCAA gttttgggTGGGCTACCAGTATGTGATCACCAATCAGAACCACTCTCTGGAGGGCCGCTGGGAGGTCGCATACAAAG GGTCCATGCAGGTGTTTCTGCCACCTGAGGGTCTGACCAACTTTGGGGAGGCGTCTCCCACCCAGGACAATGTCTTCTGTGCCCAGCTGCAGCGCTTTCAGATCAAAAGCATGAATGAACGAGGCCTGCACAGCTGGCACGCTGAGAACTGCTACAAGAAGTTCCCATTTCTCTGCAAGAGGA GGCAAACATGCGTGGATATAAAAGACAACGTCGTAAACGAGGGCTACTACTTCACCCCCAAAGGTGACGACCCGTGTTTGAGCTGCACGTGTCATGACGGCGAGCCTGAGATGTGTGTGGCTGCGCTGTGTGAGCGTCCGCAGGGCTGCCAGCACTTTCGCAAGGATCCCAAAGAGTGCTGCAAGTTCACCTGCCTTGACCCAG aTGGAAACAGTCTGTTCGACTCGATGGCCAGTGGAATGAGACTGATCGTCAGCTGCATCTCGtccttcctcatcctctctctgctgctcttcatGGTGCACAGACTCCGTCAGCGGAGACGTGAACGCATCGAAACTCTGATTGGAGGAAACT tgcaCCACTTTAACCTTGGAAGACGAGTCCCCGGCTTCGACTACGGCCCTGATGCCTTTGGCACCGGCCTCACTCCCCTGCATCTGTCTgatgatggagagggaggagcttTCCATTTCCAGGAGCCTCCACCACCGTACGCAGCCTATAAGTACCCCGACATCCAGCATCCTGACGACCCCCCTCCTCCGTATGAAGCCTCCATCAACCCAGACAGCCTCCTCTACGTGGACCTCG GACATGGGGTTTCCCTGGTGCCGAGCCAGATGAACACCATGGTAGACGGGCTCCAGGCAGCTATTCCCAACGCCTCTGGCCCCGCGACGGACTCGGCTCCGCCCCCTCAGGAGAGGGAGGACTCCATAGATAGCAGCACCCTCCTGGTGGGGCCAGACACCCCGACAGACGGCCACGCCCCTGCTCCCATGCCCGCAGACTGCGCCTCCTCCCTCAGCACCGTCGTATAG
- the car15 gene encoding carbonic anhydrase 15: MIWAAALLMIVVSYVNSEDYCYDEPHCDPYAWGDMFPSCHPLLEEHHSPINLDHPMTRNESLGSLHLEGFDVIQTGHWTIKNDGHSVVLQVGNGMSVSGGGLPDVYHTMQLHFHWGGPATNGSEHTVDGRRYPMEMHIVNMKSIHPNMTAAMDDPTGLAVLGFFIDVVYADNVHFGLISQKLSSVAYKGQTTKIKPFPLTNLLPKHNMSQYYRYYGSLTTPPCSQVVVWTLYEVPIYISWSQLAQFTSQIFSTEEDAEQVTPLQNNFRHIHPTFSRVISVSKDVKLLTGTSGRPLGSDVSLQLLQVILLGGFISGL, encoded by the exons ATGATTTGGGCTGCTGCTCTCCTCATGATTGTTGTTTCGTACGTTAATTCAG aggACTACTGCTACGATGAGCCACACTGCG ATCCTTATGCGTGGGGAGACATGTTCCCGTCTTGTCACCCTTTACTTGAAGAGCATCACTCTCCCATCAATCTGGACCACCCGATGACCAGGAACGAGTCTCTGGGATCTTTACACCTGGAGGGCTTCGACGTGATCCAAACGGGCCACTGGACCATTAAAAACGACGGACACTCTG TGGTGCTGCAGGTTGGCAACGGCATGTCGGTGAGCGGCGGAGGTCTTCCAGATGTGTACCACACCATGCAGCTGCACTTCCACTGGGGAGGCCCGGCCACTAACGGTTCAGAGCACACTGTGGACGGACGCAGATACCCGATGGAG ATGCACATAGTCAACATGAAGTCCATCCATCCGAATATGACAGCAGCCATGGACGATCCAACAGGACTCGCTGTTCTTGGGTTCTTTATTGAT GTTGTTTACGCAGACAACGTGCACTTCGGACTCATCTCACAAAAGCTGTCCTCTGTTGCTTACAAAG GCCAAACCACCAAAATCAAGCCATTCCCGCTGACGAACCTTCTGCCAAAGCACAACATGAGTCAGTATTACCGTTACTACGGCAGCCTCACCACCCCTCCGTGTTCTCAAGTGGTTGTGTGGACTCTGTATGAAGTCCCCATCTACATCTCATGGTCCCAA CTGGCTCAGTTTACCTCACAGATCTTCTCCACAGAGGAGGACGCAGAGCAGGTGACACCTCTGCAGAACAACTTCAGACACATCCACCCGACCTTCAGCCGCGTCATCTCTGTGTCCAAAGACGTCAAACTCCTCACAGGGACGTCCGGTCGTCCCCTCGGCTCCGATGTGTCACTGCAGCTGCTTCAAGTCATTT
- the dgcr2 gene encoding integral membrane protein DGCR2/IDD isoform X3 yields MLPKADSSSFVLFSLLFVLTLTDPPRTEQRCSPGQFACRSGKMQCIPMSWQCDGWTACEDKSDEMDCPPIKEERFRFGNGYDQVEDVIGVAQPVRFNSKHLTSLSPEKCPSGWHHYEKTASCYKVYLRNENYWQAVDTCQKVNGSLATFVTNEELQFILKIEVDFDDKVCERRDQCKFWVGYQYVITNQNHSLEGRWEVAYKGSMQVFLPPEGLTNFGEASPTQDNVFCAQLQRFQIKSMNERGLHSWHAENCYKKFPFLCKRRQTCVDIKDNVVNEGYYFTPKGDDPCLSCTCHDGEPEMCVAALCERPQGCQHFRKDPKECCKFTCLDPDGNSLFDSMASGMRLIVSCISSFLILSLLLFMVHRLRQRRRERIETLIGGNLHHFNLGRRVPGFDYGPDAFGTGLTPLHLSDDGEGGAFHFQEPPPPYAAYKYPDIQHPDDPPPPYEASINPDSLLYVDLGHGVSLVPSQMNTMVDGLQAAIPNASGPATDSAPPPQEREDSIDSSTLLVGPDTPTDGHAPAPMPADCASSLSTVV; encoded by the exons ATGTTGCCAAAGGCTGACAGCAGCAGTTTcgtcctcttctctctcctcttcgtCCTCACGTTAACGGACCCACCACGGACAG AGCAGCGCTGCAGCCCTGGGCAGTTTGCCTGCCGCAGTGGGAAGATGCAGTGTATCCCGATGTCCTGGCAGTGTGACGGCTGGACAGCATGTGAGGACAAGAGTGACGAGATGGACTGTCCCC CTATAAAGGAGGAGCGGTTTCGTTTTGGTAACGGATACGACCAGGTAGAAGACGTCATTGGTGTGGCTCAGCCTGTGCGCTTCAACAGTAAGCACCTCACTTCACTCTCCCCTG AGAAATGCCCCAGTGGATGGCACCACTACGAGAAGACGGCCAGCTGTTACAAAGTGTACCTGAGGAACGAGAACTACTGGCAGGCCGTCGATACTTGTCAGAAAGTCAATGGCTCGCTGGCTACTTTCGTTACCAACGAGGAGCTGCAGTTCATCCTGAAGATCGAGGTGGATTTTGATGACAAAGTCTGTGAGCGCAGAGACCAGTGCAA gttttgggTGGGCTACCAGTATGTGATCACCAATCAGAACCACTCTCTGGAGGGCCGCTGGGAGGTCGCATACAAAG GGTCCATGCAGGTGTTTCTGCCACCTGAGGGTCTGACCAACTTTGGGGAGGCGTCTCCCACCCAGGACAATGTCTTCTGTGCCCAGCTGCAGCGCTTTCAGATCAAAAGCATGAATGAACGAGGCCTGCACAGCTGGCACGCTGAGAACTGCTACAAGAAGTTCCCATTTCTCTGCAAGAGGA GGCAAACATGCGTGGATATAAAAGACAACGTCGTAAACGAGGGCTACTACTTCACCCCCAAAGGTGACGACCCGTGTTTGAGCTGCACGTGTCATGACGGCGAGCCTGAGATGTGTGTGGCTGCGCTGTGTGAGCGTCCGCAGGGCTGCCAGCACTTTCGCAAGGATCCCAAAGAGTGCTGCAAGTTCACCTGCCTTGACCCAG aTGGAAACAGTCTGTTCGACTCGATGGCCAGTGGAATGAGACTGATCGTCAGCTGCATCTCGtccttcctcatcctctctctgctgctcttcatGGTGCACAGACTCCGTCAGCGGAGACGTGAACGCATCGAAACTCTGATTGGAGGAAACT tgcaCCACTTTAACCTTGGAAGACGAGTCCCCGGCTTCGACTACGGCCCTGATGCCTTTGGCACCGGCCTCACTCCCCTGCATCTGTCTgatgatggagagggaggagcttTCCATTTCCAGGAGCCTCCACCACCGTACGCAGCCTATAAGTACCCCGACATCCAGCATCCTGACGACCCCCCTCCTCCGTATGAAGCCTCCATCAACCCAGACAGCCTCCTCTACGTGGACCTCG GACATGGGGTTTCCCTGGTGCCGAGCCAGATGAACACCATGGTAGACGGGCTCCAGGCAGCTATTCCCAACGCCTCTGGCCCCGCGACGGACTCGGCTCCGCCCCCTCAGGAGAGGGAGGACTCCATAGATAGCAGCACCCTCCTGGTGGGGCCAGACACCCCGACAGACGGCCACGCCCCTGCTCCCATGCCCGCAGACTGCGCCTCCTCCCTCAGCACCGTCGTATAG